A single region of the Massilia sp. erpn genome encodes:
- a CDS encoding type II secretion system F family protein has protein sequence MARNAGNQIKESVFAWEGKDKSGKTVRGELRAGGEAVVNVTLRRQGIVVTKVKKKAYRSGKKVSDKDITLFTRQLATMMKAGVPLLQSFDIVGKGHANPSVSKLVMDLRADIETGTSLNQAFRKFPLYFDPLFCNLVGAGEQAGILEDLLTRLAIYKEKTLAMKAKIKSALMYPVSILAVAFIVTAVIMIWVVPAFKEVFSSFGADLPAPTVFVMTVSEYFVKYWYVIFGTLFGGLYFFFQSWRRSLKMQQAMDRFLLKIPVFGDVVRKATIARWTRTLATMFAAGVPLVEALDSVGGASGNHVYLEATRRIQNEVSTGTSLTVAMQNADVFPNMVTQMVAIGEESGALDAMLGKVADFYEEEVDEAVASLSSLMEPMIMVILGVLIGGLVVAMYLPIFKLGSVV, from the coding sequence ATGGCAAGGAATGCGGGCAACCAGATCAAGGAATCGGTCTTCGCCTGGGAGGGCAAGGACAAGAGCGGCAAGACCGTGCGTGGCGAGCTGCGTGCCGGCGGCGAGGCGGTGGTCAATGTCACCCTGCGGCGCCAGGGCATCGTCGTCACCAAGGTCAAGAAAAAAGCCTACCGCTCCGGCAAGAAGGTCAGCGACAAGGACATCACCCTCTTCACGCGCCAGCTGGCGACGATGATGAAGGCCGGCGTGCCGCTGCTGCAATCGTTCGACATTGTAGGCAAGGGCCACGCCAACCCTTCCGTGTCCAAGCTGGTGATGGACCTGCGTGCCGACATCGAGACCGGCACCAGCCTGAATCAGGCCTTCCGCAAATTCCCGCTGTACTTCGATCCGCTGTTCTGCAATCTGGTGGGCGCGGGCGAGCAGGCCGGGATCCTGGAGGATCTGCTGACCAGGCTCGCCATCTACAAGGAAAAGACCCTGGCCATGAAGGCCAAGATCAAGTCGGCCCTGATGTATCCGGTATCGATCCTGGCGGTGGCCTTCATCGTCACCGCCGTCATCATGATCTGGGTGGTGCCGGCCTTCAAGGAGGTGTTCAGCAGCTTCGGCGCCGACCTGCCCGCACCCACCGTATTCGTGATGACGGTGTCCGAATACTTCGTCAAATACTGGTACGTCATTTTCGGCACCTTGTTCGGCGGCCTGTATTTCTTCTTCCAGTCCTGGCGCCGGTCGCTCAAAATGCAGCAGGCGATGGACCGCTTCCTGCTCAAGATCCCCGTCTTCGGCGACGTGGTGCGCAAGGCGACCATCGCGCGCTGGACGCGCACCCTGGCCACCATGTTCGCCGCCGGCGTGCCGCTGGTGGAGGCGCTGGACTCGGTGGGCGGAGCGTCGGGCAACCATGTGTACCTGGAAGCGACGCGCCGCATCCAGAATGAAGTCAGCACCGGCACCAGCCTGACGGTGGCCATGCAGAATGCCGACGTGTTCCCGAACATGGTCACGCAGATGGTGGCCATCGGCGAGGAATCGGGCGCGCTGGACGCCATGCTGGGCAAGGTGGCCGATTTTTACGAGGAGGAAGTGGACGAGGCGGTGGCCTCGCTGTCGAGTCTGATGGAGCCGATGATCATGGTGATCCTCGGCGTGTTGATCGGCGGCCTGGTGGTCGCCATGTATCTGCCCATCTTCAAGCTGGGATCGGTGGTGTAG
- a CDS encoding serine/threonine-protein kinase, with product MHTVASAAPATAQDEPSLGHYQIRRCLGEGGFGQVFEAWDERLRRPVAIKYLRNAATLPPDALLREARLAASLKHRAFVRVFAIEEAAGMQYIVMELVPGKTLRQCLQENNLGRATPLSLLAAIADAMAEAHASGLVHGDLKPSNLIVEADGAPRILDFGLARHLDPLATCTSATAEPAPGTVAYMAPERLAGQPCGTAADIYALGVLLYELLAGQRPFPELHGLALAAALMQTSSRQWPLPADTDPVLLALLLDMTAPEPQRRPASMRAVQQRLAALAPAAPGAPRRFTLPARRRLARPLRHALFALLSLGLVGGTLYLGQAPLRRALPAGWFPASSEQYTLQDGMRALHSFDRDGSLDSAVQAFSAVLARTPASAGASAGLALAYCLRYSGDGRDPAWLKLAHASAQQALLQDDQLALAHAALGDVLRLEGRFDAAQASYARALQLDPGEPAALAGHSNLLLATRRFAEAATFLREVQQRWPRERRFADLYGALLFQQGDYRGAEQAFRHSLQLDPDTVFAYANLSATLLHLDRADEALRVLQQGLQIRPNGRLYSNLGNALFARGDYAGAVQAFERAVSGARGSPQDYLKWANLADALRWLPGREAASRQAYEHAVALLAPQLEREPGNGLLLSRMGLYRAHLDKPAAALAWSERALRALPANADVQFRAAVSYELAGQRLQAIASLEQARKLGYPRHLIDAEPDLIALRRDIRYQPLLSESRK from the coding sequence ATGCATACGGTTGCCAGCGCAGCGCCGGCTACGGCGCAAGACGAGCCGTCGCTGGGACATTACCAGATCCGGCGCTGCCTCGGCGAAGGCGGATTTGGCCAGGTGTTCGAAGCCTGGGACGAGCGTCTGCGCCGTCCCGTCGCCATCAAATACCTGCGCAACGCGGCCACGCTGCCGCCCGACGCCCTGCTGCGCGAAGCCCGCCTCGCCGCCTCGCTCAAGCACCGCGCCTTCGTGCGCGTCTTCGCCATCGAGGAAGCGGCGGGCATGCAATACATCGTCATGGAACTGGTGCCGGGCAAAACGCTGCGCCAATGCCTGCAGGAGAACAATCTCGGCCGGGCCACGCCGCTGTCCCTGCTGGCCGCCATCGCCGACGCCATGGCCGAGGCGCACGCATCCGGCCTCGTGCATGGCGACCTGAAACCCTCGAACCTGATCGTCGAAGCGGACGGCGCGCCGCGCATCCTGGACTTCGGCCTGGCGCGCCATCTCGATCCGCTGGCCACCTGCACCAGCGCCACGGCGGAACCGGCGCCGGGCACGGTGGCCTATATGGCGCCGGAACGTCTGGCCGGACAGCCCTGCGGCACGGCGGCCGATATTTACGCCCTCGGCGTGCTGCTCTACGAGTTGCTGGCGGGCCAGCGCCCCTTTCCCGAGCTGCATGGCCTGGCGCTGGCGGCCGCCCTGATGCAGACGTCGTCGCGGCAATGGCCGCTGCCGGCCGATACCGACCCGGTCCTCCTCGCCCTGCTGCTGGACATGACCGCGCCCGAGCCGCAACGGCGGCCGGCCAGCATGCGCGCCGTGCAACAGCGCCTGGCGGCGCTGGCGCCCGCCGCGCCCGGCGCGCCGCGCCGTTTCACGCTGCCGGCGCGCCGGCGGCTGGCGCGGCCGCTGCGCCACGCCCTGTTCGCGCTGCTGTCGCTCGGCCTCGTGGGCGGCACGCTCTATCTGGGCCAGGCGCCGCTGCGGCGGGCCTTGCCGGCCGGCTGGTTCCCGGCCTCTTCCGAGCAGTACACGCTGCAAGATGGCATGCGGGCCTTGCACAGCTTCGACCGCGACGGCAGCCTGGACAGCGCCGTCCAAGCCTTCAGCGCCGTCCTCGCCCGCACGCCCGCCAGCGCCGGCGCCAGTGCCGGCCTGGCGCTGGCGTATTGCCTGCGCTACAGCGGCGACGGACGCGACCCCGCTTGGCTGAAACTGGCCCACGCCAGCGCCCAGCAAGCCTTGCTGCAGGATGACCAGCTGGCGCTGGCCCATGCCGCGCTGGGCGACGTGCTGCGCCTGGAAGGCCGCTTCGACGCGGCCCAGGCCAGTTATGCGCGCGCCCTGCAGCTCGATCCGGGCGAGCCGGCCGCGCTGGCCGGCCACAGCAATCTGCTGCTGGCCACGCGCCGCTTTGCCGAGGCCGCCACCTTCCTGCGCGAGGTGCAGCAGCGCTGGCCGCGCGAGCGGCGCTTTGCCGACCTGTATGGCGCCTTGCTGTTCCAGCAAGGCGATTACCGCGGCGCCGAGCAAGCCTTCCGGCACAGCCTGCAACTCGACCCGGACACCGTGTTTGCCTACGCCAATCTGAGCGCCACGCTCTTGCACCTGGACCGCGCCGACGAAGCGCTGCGCGTCCTGCAACAGGGATTGCAGATCCGCCCCAACGGCCGCCTGTACAGCAATCTGGGCAATGCCCTGTTTGCGCGCGGCGACTATGCCGGCGCCGTGCAGGCCTTCGAACGGGCGGTCTCGGGCGCCCGCGGCAGCCCGCAGGACTATCTGAAATGGGCCAATCTGGCCGATGCCCTGCGCTGGCTGCCGGGGCGGGAAGCGGCGTCGCGCCAGGCGTATGAACACGCGGTGGCCCTGCTGGCGCCCCAGCTCGAGCGCGAACCCGGCAATGGTTTGCTCTTGTCGCGCATGGGCCTGTACCGCGCCCATCTGGACAAGCCGGCCGCCGCCCTGGCGTGGAGCGAACGCGCCCTGCGCGCCCTGCCCGCCAACGCCGATGTGCAATTTCGCGCGGCGGTGAGCTATGAGCTGGCCGGCCAGCGCTTGCAAGCCATCGCCAGCCTGGAGCAGGCCCGCAAGCTCGGCTATCCGCGCCACTTGATCGACGCCGAACCCGACCTGATCGCGCTGCGCCGCGACATCCGTTACCAACCTTTATTAAGCGAGAGCCGCAAATGA
- a CDS encoding sigma 54-interacting transcriptional regulator translates to MPTELPDPEATLTSSSWSAGADAAPLLGLTVLWHPDWQRVGQQYLAPECDVPLEVHRFAPGFSHAGGPATPLGHRGVARDPLRLQCARDGSITLTPPLSRMQLEADGVPVMAPLRLRPEQLEAGVVLQLGGAILLCLHWMRLLPQSAPVHGLVGVSAAVLRLRRLIAQAAATTMPVLLLGETGTGKEVAARAIHAASARRDGPLVAVNMAALSEALAVAELFGAGKGAYTGAVQARAGLFAEAGGGTLFLDEIGATPALIQPMLLRVLESAEYRPLGSERTRQATARVIAATDADLAQGSFNQPLLRRLEAFVIHLAPLRQRRADIGVLIVHFAAAYLAQHGAAGLPTGFIGALCRAPWPGNIRQLGHVVQRALIALEAGEALSLDGVAPAPAAAAAPAVLPAGTAARAVLAEVSDQAVLQALQQNGWQLRAAAQALGVSRPSMYKLLARHPQIRAPQAIAAAEIAAAIARNGADWARSAAQLGTPAEALRRHARGLGLADATLAEVQRGQGRDA, encoded by the coding sequence ATGCCGACCGAATTGCCTGATCCAGAAGCCACCCTGACATCCTCATCGTGGAGCGCCGGCGCGGACGCCGCGCCGCTGCTGGGCCTGACCGTGCTCTGGCATCCGGACTGGCAGCGCGTAGGGCAGCAGTATCTGGCGCCGGAGTGCGACGTGCCGCTCGAAGTGCACCGCTTTGCGCCGGGTTTCAGCCATGCCGGCGGCCCGGCCACGCCGCTGGGTCATCGCGGCGTGGCGCGCGACCCGTTGCGGCTGCAATGCGCGCGCGACGGCAGCATCACGCTGACGCCGCCGCTGAGCCGGATGCAGCTGGAAGCCGATGGCGTGCCGGTGATGGCGCCGCTGCGCCTGCGGCCGGAACAGCTGGAGGCCGGCGTGGTCTTGCAACTGGGCGGCGCCATCCTGCTCTGCCTGCACTGGATGCGGCTGCTGCCGCAGAGCGCGCCGGTGCACGGCCTGGTGGGCGTCAGCGCGGCCGTTCTGCGCTTGCGCCGCCTGATCGCCCAGGCGGCCGCGACCACGATGCCGGTCTTGCTGCTGGGCGAAACGGGGACGGGCAAGGAAGTGGCGGCGCGCGCCATCCATGCCGCCAGCGCGCGCCGCGACGGGCCGCTGGTGGCGGTGAATATGGCGGCGCTGAGCGAAGCGCTGGCCGTGGCTGAGCTGTTTGGCGCCGGCAAGGGGGCCTACACGGGCGCCGTCCAGGCGCGCGCCGGGCTGTTTGCCGAGGCCGGCGGCGGCACCCTGTTTCTCGATGAAATCGGCGCCACCCCGGCGCTGATCCAGCCCATGCTGCTGCGCGTGCTGGAGTCGGCCGAATACCGGCCGCTCGGCAGCGAACGGACGCGCCAGGCGACGGCGCGCGTGATCGCCGCCACCGATGCCGATCTGGCGCAAGGCAGCTTCAACCAGCCCCTGTTGCGCCGCCTGGAAGCGTTTGTGATCCACCTGGCGCCGCTGCGCCAGCGGCGCGCCGATATCGGCGTGCTGATCGTGCATTTTGCCGCCGCCTATCTGGCGCAGCATGGCGCCGCCGGCTTGCCGACGGGCTTTATCGGGGCCTTATGCCGTGCCCCGTGGCCGGGCAATATCCGCCAGTTGGGGCATGTGGTGCAGCGCGCCCTGATCGCGCTCGAAGCGGGCGAGGCGCTGTCGCTGGACGGCGTGGCGCCGGCCCCGGCCGCTGCCGCCGCGCCCGCCGTGCTGCCGGCGGGCACGGCGGCGCGCGCGGTGCTGGCCGAGGTGAGCGATCAGGCCGTGCTGCAGGCGCTGCAGCAAAACGGCTGGCAACTCCGCGCCGCGGCCCAGGCGCTCGGGGTGTCGCGGCCGTCGATGTACAAGCTGCTGGCGCGCCATCCGCAAATCCGCGCGCCGCAAGCGATCGCCGCGGCGGAAATCGCCGCCGCCATCGCGCGCAACGGCGCCGATTGGGCGCGCAGCGCGGCCCAGCTGGGCACCCCGGCTGAGGCACTGCGCCGCCATGCGCGCGGGCTGGGGCTGGCGGACGCCACCCTGGCCGAGGTGCAGCGCGGCCAGGGCCGGGATGCTTAG
- a CDS encoding A24 family peptidase yields the protein MLEETLLFAPAANLAATIVAGIFGLMIGSFLNVVIYRLPKMMQRESDNYVAAESGKQLPHTDRFNLMVPRSACSHCGHQVTALENIPVFSWLALRGKCSSCKNPISARYPAIEMLTALLSAALVWQFGSGFMGLATLVFAWMLIAMTFIDADTQLLPDDLTYPLLWAGLLVNLNGTFVPLRDAVIGAAAGYLALWSIYWLFKLATGKEGMGYGDFKLLAALGAWLGWAMLPSIILLSSVVGAVAGICLIVFARHGRNNPIPFGPYLAAAGMIALIFGAPISRFTSSLAG from the coding sequence ATGCTCGAAGAAACCCTGTTGTTCGCGCCCGCGGCCAACCTTGCCGCCACCATTGTCGCCGGCATTTTCGGCCTGATGATAGGCAGCTTCCTGAACGTGGTGATCTACCGCCTGCCAAAGATGATGCAGCGCGAGTCGGATAATTATGTGGCGGCCGAATCGGGCAAGCAGCTGCCGCATACCGACCGCTTCAACCTGATGGTACCGCGTTCGGCCTGCTCGCATTGCGGCCATCAGGTGACGGCGCTGGAGAATATTCCGGTGTTCAGCTGGCTGGCCCTGCGCGGCAAGTGCAGCAGCTGCAAAAACCCGATCTCGGCGCGTTATCCGGCCATCGAAATGCTGACTGCCCTGCTGTCGGCGGCCCTGGTCTGGCAGTTCGGCAGCGGCTTTATGGGCCTGGCCACCCTGGTCTTTGCCTGGATGCTGATCGCCATGACCTTCATCGACGCCGACACCCAGCTGCTGCCGGACGATCTGACCTACCCGCTGCTGTGGGCCGGCCTGCTGGTGAATCTGAACGGCACCTTCGTGCCGCTGCGCGACGCCGTGATCGGCGCCGCCGCCGGCTATCTGGCGCTATGGAGCATCTACTGGCTCTTCAAGCTGGCGACAGGCAAGGAAGGAATGGGGTATGGTGACTTCAAGCTGCTGGCGGCGCTGGGCGCCTGGCTGGGCTGGGCCATGCTGCCTTCGATCATCCTGCTGTCTTCGGTGGTGGGCGCAGTGGCCGGCATCTGCCTGATTGTCTTTGCGCGGCATGGCCGCAACAACCCGATTCCCTTTGGCCCTTATCTGGCGGCGGCGGGCATGATCGCGCTGATCTTCGGTGCGCCCATCAGCCGTTTCACCAGCAGCCTGGCGGGCTAA
- the coaE gene encoding dephospho-CoA kinase (Dephospho-CoA kinase (CoaE) performs the final step in coenzyme A biosynthesis.), whose product MQHQPVNKKFTIGLTGGIGSGKSLVADMFAARGASIIDTDQIAHSLTGPHGAAMPALLAAFGPGFADANGAMDRARMRALVFSDPQAKQRLEAILHPRIREATMAAAVMAEGDYVMLAVPLLVESGSWKERVDRVLVVDCPEEVQLARVMARNGLAEAQVRAIMANQASRQQRLDAADDIVDNSGEIAALEAQIARLHDLYLAFSVRTITIPSQRL is encoded by the coding sequence ATGCAGCATCAGCCAGTTAATAAAAAATTCACTATCGGCCTGACCGGCGGCATCGGCAGCGGCAAGAGTCTGGTGGCCGATATGTTCGCCGCGCGCGGCGCCAGCATTATCGACACCGACCAGATCGCCCACAGCCTGACCGGCCCGCACGGCGCCGCCATGCCGGCCCTGCTGGCCGCATTCGGCCCCGGGTTCGCCGACGCCAACGGCGCCATGGACCGCGCGCGCATGCGCGCCCTGGTCTTCAGCGACCCGCAGGCCAAGCAGCGCCTGGAAGCCATCCTGCATCCACGCATCCGCGAGGCCACCATGGCCGCCGCCGTCATGGCCGAAGGCGACTACGTGATGCTGGCCGTGCCGCTGCTGGTGGAGTCAGGCAGCTGGAAGGAGCGCGTGGACCGCGTGCTGGTGGTCGACTGCCCGGAGGAAGTGCAGCTGGCGCGCGTGATGGCGCGCAACGGCCTGGCCGAAGCGCAGGTACGCGCCATCATGGCGAACCAGGCCAGCCGCCAGCAAAGGCTGGATGCGGCGGACGACATCGTGGACAACAGCGGCGAAATTGCTGCACTGGAAGCACAAATTGCGCGTTTACACGATTTATACCTGGCATTTTCCGTAAGAACGATAACAATACCTTCGCAACGTTTGTAA
- the zapD gene encoding cell division protein ZapD: MIVYEYPFNERIRTLLRLEDLYEKFKFFVQQEHPMQHHVALATIFDMLEVAGRADLKSDLLQELERQRQSLLGYRSNPNVQAEMLDAILNELDAVSTALVAAQGKTGQNVRDNEWLMSIRGRTIIPGGACEFDLPSYYAWQKRSSEQRFNDIVGWFTPLAPLFDALALVLRLLRDSGAPVKMIANTGSYQQMLQGKVYQMLRLNVDEALGAIPEISANKYMLWVRFTSQGGDLKPKPLEEDVPFELTLCNF, translated from the coding sequence TTGATCGTCTACGAATATCCTTTCAACGAGCGCATACGCACGTTGTTGCGGCTGGAAGATTTGTACGAAAAATTTAAGTTCTTTGTGCAGCAAGAGCATCCGATGCAGCACCACGTTGCCCTGGCAACGATCTTCGATATGCTGGAAGTGGCCGGCCGCGCCGACCTGAAGTCCGATCTGCTGCAGGAACTGGAGCGCCAGCGCCAAAGCCTGCTGGGCTACCGCTCCAATCCGAATGTGCAAGCCGAGATGCTGGACGCCATCCTCAACGAACTCGATGCCGTGAGCACCGCCCTGGTCGCGGCGCAAGGCAAGACCGGCCAGAATGTGCGCGATAATGAGTGGCTGATGAGCATCCGCGGCCGCACCATCATCCCCGGCGGCGCCTGCGAATTCGACCTGCCCTCTTACTACGCCTGGCAGAAACGCTCGTCCGAGCAGCGCTTCAACGATATCGTCGGCTGGTTCACGCCGCTGGCGCCGCTGTTCGACGCGCTGGCCCTGGTGCTGCGCCTGCTGCGCGATTCCGGCGCGCCGGTCAAGATGATCGCCAACACCGGCAGCTACCAGCAGATGTTGCAGGGGAAGGTGTACCAGATGCTGCGCCTGAACGTGGACGAGGCCCTGGGTGCGATCCCCGAAATCTCGGCCAACAAATATATGCTGTGGGTGCGCTTCACTTCCCAGGGCGGCGACCTGAAACCGAAGCCGCTGGAAGAAGACGTGCCCTTCGAGCTCACGCTCTGTAATTTTTAA
- the yacG gene encoding DNA gyrase inhibitor YacG: MPTVVDCPTCSKKVEWSEKNKYRPFCSERCKQIDLGAWAEEKYTIPGAAPTDPLDDELKSE, from the coding sequence ATGCCTACCGTTGTCGACTGCCCGACCTGCTCCAAGAAAGTGGAGTGGAGCGAAAAGAATAAATACCGTCCCTTCTGCTCCGAGCGCTGCAAACAGATCGATCTGGGCGCCTGGGCCGAGGAAAAATACACCATCCCCGGCGCCGCCCCCACCGATCCGCTGGACGACGAGCTGAAATCCGAGTAA
- a CDS encoding NUDIX domain-containing protein, producing MTETQKRPVDVAVGILMQANGDVLLGQRPEGKPYAGYWEFPGGKVDPGETIFQALQREFVEELGIEVISAEEWCGIEHVYEHAHVRLHFFISREWRGEPQSLEGQAFAWQGAVGVEPLLPATIPLLEWLDRVRY from the coding sequence ATGACAGAAACACAGAAACGCCCGGTCGACGTTGCCGTCGGCATCCTGATGCAAGCCAATGGCGACGTGCTGCTGGGCCAGCGCCCGGAAGGCAAGCCGTATGCGGGCTATTGGGAATTCCCCGGCGGGAAAGTCGATCCCGGCGAAACCATTTTCCAGGCCTTGCAGCGCGAATTCGTCGAAGAGCTGGGCATTGAAGTGATCAGCGCCGAAGAGTGGTGCGGCATCGAGCATGTGTATGAACACGCGCATGTGCGCCTGCACTTCTTCATCAGCCGCGAATGGCGCGGCGAGCCGCAAAGCCTGGAAGGCCAGGCCTTCGCCTGGCAGGGCGCGGTGGGCGTGGAGCCGCTGCTGCCAGCCACGATTCCCTTGCTGGAGTGGCTGGACCGGGTGCGCTACTAA
- a CDS encoding ATP-binding protein yields MTAALDLFLARAEAVLARVEALLPPAPPAPDWQAAHAFRWRKRRDGMGWLQAVGHPARIALDDLHNIGTQKQQIEQNTRQFVAGLPANNVLLTGARGTGKSSLIKACLNQFADQGLRLIEVDKADLADLPDITELVAGRPERFVVFCDDLSFEEGEGGYKALKVALDGSVSAQSENVLIYATSNRRHLMPERMSENNSYRSDENGDLHPGETVEEKISLSERFGLWLSFYPFKQDDYLDIVSHWLASFGCTAEQVEAARADALRWALQRGSRSGRVAWQFARDYAGKLSMSRE; encoded by the coding sequence ATGACGGCCGCCCTCGATCTGTTCCTGGCCCGGGCCGAAGCCGTGCTGGCGCGCGTGGAGGCCTTGCTGCCGCCCGCGCCGCCGGCGCCGGACTGGCAGGCGGCCCACGCCTTCCGCTGGCGCAAGCGGCGCGATGGCATGGGCTGGCTGCAGGCGGTGGGTCATCCGGCCCGCATCGCCTTGGATGATCTGCACAATATCGGCACGCAGAAGCAGCAGATCGAGCAGAACACGCGCCAGTTCGTGGCCGGGCTGCCGGCCAATAATGTGCTGCTGACGGGCGCGCGCGGCACCGGCAAGTCCTCGCTGATCAAGGCTTGCCTGAACCAGTTCGCGGACCAGGGCTTGCGCCTGATCGAGGTCGACAAGGCCGATCTGGCCGACCTGCCGGACATCACCGAGCTGGTGGCGGGACGGCCGGAGCGCTTCGTGGTCTTTTGCGACGACCTGTCGTTTGAAGAGGGCGAGGGCGGCTACAAGGCGCTGAAAGTGGCGCTGGACGGTTCGGTTTCGGCCCAGTCGGAGAATGTGCTGATCTATGCCACCTCGAACCGGCGCCACCTGATGCCGGAGCGTATGTCGGAGAACAACAGCTACCGCTCCGACGAGAACGGCGACCTGCATCCGGGCGAAACGGTGGAGGAGAAGATTTCCCTGTCCGAGCGCTTCGGCCTGTGGCTCTCCTTCTATCCCTTCAAGCAGGACGATTACCTGGACATCGTGTCCCACTGGCTGGCCTCCTTCGGCTGCACGGCCGAGCAGGTGGAAGCGGCGCGCGCCGATGCCCTGCGCTGGGCCTTGCAGCGCGGCTCCCGTTCGGGGCGCGTGGCCTGGCAGTTCGCCCGCGATTATGCGGGCAAGTTATCCATGAGTAGAGAATGA
- the argJ gene encoding bifunctional glutamate N-acetyltransferase/amino-acid acetyltransferase ArgJ, whose product MAVNSPIPVAADLKPVAGIEIGYAEAGIKKPNRKDVLVMKLADGATVSGVFTLNRFCAAPVQISKDNLAAVKAGGAAIRALVVNTGNANAGTGEEGLARAQATCAALAAELGCAPQQILPFSTGVILEPLPVEKIKAGLPAAVANLKPDNWFNAAEAIMTTDTQPKAGSRTVDIAGHKVTLTGISKGAGMIKPNMATMLGYLAFDAKVAQPVLDVLVKQAADQSFNCITIDGDTSTNDSFMLIATGAGTLEVNSVDSPEYKALAAAVTELSVFLAQSIIRDGEGATKFISITVEDGASMEECRKIAYSIAHSPLVKTAFFASDPNLGRILAAIGYAGVDDLDVSKINLYLDDVWVAKNGGRNPDYKEEDGQRVMKQSEITVRVKLARGTAASTVYTCDLSHDYVSINADYRS is encoded by the coding sequence ATGGCCGTCAATTCCCCCATTCCCGTCGCTGCCGACCTGAAACCTGTTGCCGGTATTGAAATCGGCTACGCCGAGGCGGGCATCAAGAAACCGAACCGCAAGGATGTGCTGGTCATGAAGCTGGCCGATGGCGCCACCGTGTCTGGCGTGTTCACCCTGAACCGTTTCTGCGCCGCCCCGGTGCAGATTTCCAAGGACAATCTGGCGGCCGTGAAAGCGGGTGGCGCGGCTATCCGCGCCCTGGTGGTGAATACTGGTAACGCCAACGCCGGCACCGGCGAAGAGGGCCTGGCCCGCGCCCAGGCGACCTGCGCCGCGCTGGCGGCCGAGCTGGGCTGCGCGCCGCAGCAAATCCTGCCGTTTTCCACCGGCGTGATCCTGGAGCCGCTGCCGGTCGAGAAGATCAAGGCCGGCCTGCCGGCCGCCGTGGCGAACCTGAAGCCGGACAACTGGTTCAACGCCGCCGAAGCCATCATGACCACCGACACCCAGCCGAAAGCCGGCTCGCGCACGGTGGACATCGCCGGCCACAAAGTCACGCTGACCGGCATCAGCAAGGGCGCCGGCATGATCAAGCCGAATATGGCGACCATGCTGGGCTACCTGGCCTTCGACGCCAAAGTGGCGCAGCCGGTGCTGGACGTGCTGGTGAAACAGGCGGCCGACCAATCCTTCAACTGCATCACCATCGACGGCGACACCTCGACCAACGATTCCTTCATGCTGATCGCCACCGGCGCCGGCACGCTGGAAGTGAATTCGGTCGACAGCCCTGAATACAAGGCGCTGGCAGCGGCCGTGACGGAGCTGTCGGTGTTCCTGGCCCAGTCCATCATCCGCGACGGCGAAGGCGCGACCAAGTTCATCTCGATCACCGTGGAAGACGGCGCCAGCATGGAAGAGTGCCGCAAGATCGCATATTCGATCGCCCACTCGCCGCTGGTGAAGACCGCTTTCTTCGCCTCCGACCCGAACCTGGGCCGTATCCTGGCCGCCATCGGCTATGCCGGTGTGGACGACCTGGACGTCAGCAAGATCAATCTGTACCTGGACGATGTGTGGGTGGCCAAGAACGGCGGCCGCAATCCCGACTACAAGGAAGAAGACGGCCAGCGCGTGATGAAGCAGAGCGAAATCACGGTGCGCGTCAAGCTGGCGCGCGGCACGGCGGCATCTACCGTCTACACCTGCGACCTGTCGCACGACTATGTGTCGATCAACGCCGACTATCGTTCCTGA